Proteins encoded within one genomic window of Anastrepha ludens isolate Willacy chromosome 4, idAnaLude1.1, whole genome shotgun sequence:
- the LOC128861269 gene encoding homeodomain-interacting protein kinase 2 isoform X3, giving the protein MLEQNLYDFLKQNKFSPLPLKYIRPILEQVLTALLKLKQLGLIHADLKPENIMLVDPVRQPYRVKVIDFGSASHVSKTVCNTYLQSRYYRAPEIILGLPFCEAIDMWSLGCVVAELFLGWPLYPGSSEFDQIRYISQTQGLPTEHMLNSASKTSKFFYRDVDSTYPFWRLKTTEEHEAETNTKSKEARKYIFNCLDDIGQVNVPTDLEGGQLLAEKTDRREFIDLLKRMLTIDQERRLTPAEALNHSFVRLTHLVDYVYCNNVKASVQMMEVCRRGDFHTVQPASTLVTNFVPSTTENMTFTINNQLTSQVQRLVRERPLAYEGLYQIYGGRNVGRQYTQGRADAFQHQLNILCPPSYQTMPSPTKHVVVGSATMQPPLQVPPQQYVNVPVPVSMVEPASGQRMLLTNRVQASGVAWPQTGRQMALVPSWQQAPAHSLIVDSAPFLNVEEIYPKHHLNIPRNDLKKESPVQHLVTKSNSYRVPRHDKKENNQLSPVKKRVKESSPPHQQRYNRASHVSPQYHSHHNCNYGSSYNSNAGPVITSASSSNIVSQSGSNSGGHHHHHSSNSANQQHVINSSSSSSGGGGYNNSNHHIINNCSSNNSVGGNYHQQTHHAPQQQPAQQTVQHSHQHHGAIVKQQTITIHDTPSPSAVITISDSEDEGNEPPAPVPVAPVMKQRAHAQSQTNPALLQHSSSSSSCRANGHQHQTQSQQQQPQLQPQPQHVHHHHHQPQPQPQPQQQQQQPQHQHQHQAANIYGDNEAEEGRRRGSHVHSGGNSPRQQQLHHHQQLQSSSSSHHHHHQQQQQQQQHQQQQQPPQQQQPPQQQQPHHHHHHHQHHQHQQHQHQQQVSQPQPQQQQYQQPTQQQQPNIKYEPGQSQKKRILAMAQNECYNNGASCSGSLGNQTASLPHLPTKQEPAEFYEYPPQQATTVVVDNKRSSWAAAATQAPPAHHKREVTSTASSASVYVQHAPSSSAAAPPLAHSKSSSSAVGGAVVVGAVSGAAAGPPSWGAPQVYHRQQQTHTAVQVVAPSAQQQSQPQPPHHQHQANTPIGGSPSAATAVMLQPDIYAQGDMYRRPTVFVSQATPTYAYNRAAVAPPPAHNSSSRQVIPSHPLPAHIHFPTQYSQFGPLSPAQVAASKHAHYAPTNIWYGGE; this is encoded by the exons ATGCTTGAACAGAATCTCTATGATTTTCTCAAGCAGAACAAGTTTTCACCACTACCATTGAAATATATACGGCCGATATTGGAGCAG GTTTTAACGGCGTTGCTGAAATTGAAGCAACTTGGTTTGATTCATGCGGACTTGAAGCCGGAAAATATTATGTTGGTAGATCCTGTAAGACAACCTTATAG AGTGAAGGTGATTGATTTTGGGAGCGCATCGCATGTCAGCAAAACGGTTTGCAATACTTACTTGCAATCGCGCTACTATCGTGCACCGGAAATAATTCTAGGTTTGCCATTTTGTGAGGCAATCGACATGTGGTCACTGGGCTGTGTAGTGGCTGAACTGTTCCTGGGTTGGCCCTTATATCCGGGCTCATCTGAGTTCGATCAAATAAG GTACATATCACAGACACAGGGTCTGCCCACGGAGCACATGTTGAACAGTGCCTCGAAGACATCGAAATTTTTCTATCGCGACGTCGATTCGACCTATCCCTTTTGGCGTTTGAAGACCACGGAAGAACACGAAGCGGAGACAAACACGAAAAGCAAGGAGGCacgcaaatatatatttaattgtttagatGACATCGGCCAAGTAAATGTACCTACTGACTTGGAAGGCGGCCAATTGTTGGCCGAAAAGACCGATCGTCGAGAGTTCATTGACCTGCTTAAGCGTATGCTGACTATTGATCAGGAGCGTCGTCTTACACCTGCTGAGGCATTGAACCATTCCTTTGTACGCCTCACCCACCTAGTTGATTATGTTTATTGTAACAATGTAAAAGCGTCAGTACAGATGATGGAAGTATGCCGACGTGGCGATTTCCATAC CGTACAACCAGCCTCTACGTTGGTAACCAATTTTGTACCAAGCACTACTGAGAATATGACGTTTACCATCAACAATCAGCTGACCAGTCAAGTGCAACGTCTAGTGCGTGAGCGTCCACTGGCTTACGAGGGCCTCTACCAAATCTATGGCGGCCGCAATGTTGGACGTCAGTACACCCAAGGGCGTGCTGATGCGTTCCAACATCAGCTGAATATTTTGTGTCCGCCATCTTACCAAACCATGCCCAGTCCCACTAAGCATGTTGTTGTGGGTAGCGCTACAATGCAACCACCACTGCAA GTTCCTCCACAGCAATATGTGAATGTGCCTGTGCCAGTATCGATGGTGGAACCGGCTTCCGGCCAACGTATGCTACTGACCAATCGTGTGCAAGCAAGCGGTGTGGCCTGGCCACAGACTGGGCGACAGATGGCATTGGTACCATCGTGGCAACAGGCCCCAGCACATTCGTTGATTGTCGATTCAGCACCATTTTTGAATGTTGAGGAGATTTATCCCAAACACCATTTGAATATACCAAGAAATGATCTCAAGAAAGAGTCTCCAGTACAGCATTTAGT GACTAAGAGCAACTCGTATCGTGTGCCGCGTCACgacaaaaaggaaaataatcagCTGTCACCTGTTAAGAAGCGTGTAAAGGAGAGTTCACCTCCGCATCAGCAGCGCTATAATCGCGCTTCGCACGTTTCGCCGCAGTATCATAGTCATCACAATTGCAACTATGGTAGCAGCTACAACAGCAATGCTGGACCTGTTATTACATCGGCTTCTTCAAGTA ACATTGTTAGCCAGAGTGGCAGTAACAGTGGGGgccatcaccatcatcatagTAGTAACTCAGCCAATCAACAACATGTTattaacagcagcagcagcagcagcggtggTGGAGGCTATAACAATAGCAATCATCACATTATCAATAAttgtagcagcaacaacagtgtTGGTGGCAATTATCACCAACAAACTCATCACGCTCCACAACAACAGCCGGCTCAACAAACGGTGCAGCATTCGCATCAGCATCATGGCGCTATTGTAAAGCAGCAAACAATTACTATTCATGACACGCCGTCCCCATCGGCCGTCATAACGATTTCGGATAGTGAGGATGAGGGCAACGAGCCACCTGCTCCAGTACCCGTGGCACCGGTAATGAAGCAACGCGCTCATGCGCAGTCGCAAACCAATCCAGCGTTGTTGCAACACTCTTCATCGTCTTCGTCGTGCCGTGCCAATGGCCATCAACATCAAACACAatcgcaacaacaacagccacaaCTACAACCGCAGCCGCAGCATGTGCACCATCACCACCATCAGCCCCAGCCACAGCCGCAaccacagcagcagcaacaacagccgcAGCACCAGCACCAGCACCAAGCTGCAAACATCTATG GTGACAACGAGGCAGAGGAGGGACGTCGTCGTGGCAGTCATGTACATAGTGGTGGTAATAGTCCTAGACAACAACAGCTGCACCACCACCAACAATTACAATCATCATCCTCTTCACACCATCAccatcatcaacaacaacaacaacagcagcagcaccaacaacagcagcaaccaccacaacaacaacaaccaccacaacaacaacaaccacaccaccaccaccaccaccaccaacaccaCCAGCACCAGCAGCACCAACATCAGCAACAAGTTTCACAGCCACaaccacaacagcaacaatatcaGCAGCCTACCCAGCAGCAACAGCCGAACATTAAATACGAGCCGGGACAGTCGCAGAAAAAGCGTATATTGGCCATGGCCCAGAATGAGTGTTACAATAATGGTGCCAGCTGCAGCGGCAGCTTAGGCAACCAAACTGCTAGTTTGCCACATTTGCCAACGAAGCAGGAACCAGCCGAATTTTATGAGTATCCGCCGCAGCAGGCCACCACGGTCGTTGTTGACAACAAACGTTCTTCGTGGGCAGCCGCGGCTACACAAGCACCACCAGCACATCACAAGCGTGAGGTCACCTCCACGGCCTCATCTGCATCGGTGTACGTGCAGCATGCGCCATCCTCATCAGCAGCTGCACCTCCATTGGCGCATTCGAAGAGCTCTTCATCGGCAGTTGGCGGTGCGGTGGTAGTAGGTGCAGTTTCAGGAGCTGCTGCAGGGCCACCTTCGTGGGGTGCACCACAAGTATACCATAGACAGCAACAAACTCATACTGCTGTACAAGTGGTCGCACCATCAGCCCAACAGCAATCACAGCCACAACCGCCACATCATCAGCATCAAGCGAATACCCCAATCGGAGGTTCGCCATCCGCTGCTACAGCAGTGATGCTGCAGCCGGATATTTATGCGCAGGGTGACATGTATCGACGCCCAACAGTGTTTGTATCGCAGGCGACTcccacatatgcatataatcgTGCTGCAGTAGCACCGCCGCCAGCACATAACAGTTCGAGTCGTCAG GTAATACCATCGCATCCACTGCCTGCCCATATACATTTTCCCACACAGTACAGCCAATTTGGTCCTCTCAGCCCAGCACAAGTTGCCGCTAGCAAGCATGCGCATTATGCTCCGACGAACATATGGTACGGTGGAGAGTAA
- the LOC128861269 gene encoding homeodomain-interacting protein kinase 2 isoform X1 translates to MLEQNLYDFLKQNKFSPLPLKYIRPILEQVLTALLKLKQLGLIHADLKPENIMLVDPVRQPYRVKVIDFGSASHVSKTVCNTYLQSRYYRAPEIILGLPFCEAIDMWSLGCVVAELFLGWPLYPGSSEFDQIRYISQTQGLPTEHMLNSASKTSKFFYRDVDSTYPFWRLKTTEEHEAETNTKSKEARKYIFNCLDDIGQVNVPTDLEGGQLLAEKTDRREFIDLLKRMLTIDQERRLTPAEALNHSFVRLTHLVDYVYCNNVKASVQMMEVCRRGDFHTVQPASTLVTNFVPSTTENMTFTINNQLTSQVQRLVRERPLAYEGLYQIYGGRNVGRQYTQGRADAFQHQLNILCPPSYQTMPSPTKHVVVGSATMQPPLQVPPQQYVNVPVPVSMVEPASGQRMLLTNRVQASGVAWPQTGRQMALVPSWQQAPAHSLIVDSAPFLNVEEIYPKHHLNIPRNDLKKESPVQHLVTKSNSYRVPRHDKKENNQLSPVKKRVKESSPPHQQRYNRASHVSPQYHSHHNCNYGSSYNSNAGPVITSASSSNIVSQSGSNSGGHHHHHSSNSANQQHVINSSSSSSGGGGYNNSNHHIINNCSSNNSVGGNYHQQTHHAPQQQPAQQTVQHSHQHHGAIVKQQTITIHDTPSPSAVITISDSEDEGNEPPAPVPVAPVMKQRAHAQSQTNPALLQHSSSSSSCRANGHQHQTQSQQQQPQLQPQPQHVHHHHHQPQPQPQPQQQQQQPQHQHQHQAANIYGNASTSTSTSTSSITNHSKAKLSHESQSHPNTYSHSNLTHSADVSIKCSSSSNSSNSHSHSSSNNNNANNNINSNSQGGGVHNNNNNNSNSNSNSNQYATAARSTASNAVQGGSGSGTGFGAGAGADIAVGAAAVAACSAQQHVPHAHSLPHSHSHSHHHNSHHNHQTPTQTLMQTQYIASNHHHQQIQPQPQQQQHAASNCGSISNNSASTSATNTNSNSTSTSTHHHYSSNNSSNNHHHHVPSNSSSISSNTNNSSSHPSSTLSTTNPYPPAISSSSSATTSIAHRHSKHVQLVIPCVTVGDNEAEEGRRRGSHVHSGGNSPRQQQLHHHQQLQSSSSSHHHHHQQQQQQQQHQQQQQPPQQQQPPQQQQPHHHHHHHQHHQHQQHQHQQQVSQPQPQQQQYQQPTQQQQPNIKYEPGQSQKKRILAMAQNECYNNGASCSGSLGNQTASLPHLPTKQEPAEFYEYPPQQATTVVVDNKRSSWAAAATQAPPAHHKREVTSTASSASVYVQHAPSSSAAAPPLAHSKSSSSAVGGAVVVGAVSGAAAGPPSWGAPQVYHRQQQTHTAVQVVAPSAQQQSQPQPPHHQHQANTPIGGSPSAATAVMLQPDIYAQGDMYRRPTVFVSQATPTYAYNRAAVAPPPAHNSSSRQVIPSHPLPAHIHFPTQYSQFGPLSPAQVAASKHAHYAPTNIWYGGE, encoded by the exons ATGCTTGAACAGAATCTCTATGATTTTCTCAAGCAGAACAAGTTTTCACCACTACCATTGAAATATATACGGCCGATATTGGAGCAG GTTTTAACGGCGTTGCTGAAATTGAAGCAACTTGGTTTGATTCATGCGGACTTGAAGCCGGAAAATATTATGTTGGTAGATCCTGTAAGACAACCTTATAG AGTGAAGGTGATTGATTTTGGGAGCGCATCGCATGTCAGCAAAACGGTTTGCAATACTTACTTGCAATCGCGCTACTATCGTGCACCGGAAATAATTCTAGGTTTGCCATTTTGTGAGGCAATCGACATGTGGTCACTGGGCTGTGTAGTGGCTGAACTGTTCCTGGGTTGGCCCTTATATCCGGGCTCATCTGAGTTCGATCAAATAAG GTACATATCACAGACACAGGGTCTGCCCACGGAGCACATGTTGAACAGTGCCTCGAAGACATCGAAATTTTTCTATCGCGACGTCGATTCGACCTATCCCTTTTGGCGTTTGAAGACCACGGAAGAACACGAAGCGGAGACAAACACGAAAAGCAAGGAGGCacgcaaatatatatttaattgtttagatGACATCGGCCAAGTAAATGTACCTACTGACTTGGAAGGCGGCCAATTGTTGGCCGAAAAGACCGATCGTCGAGAGTTCATTGACCTGCTTAAGCGTATGCTGACTATTGATCAGGAGCGTCGTCTTACACCTGCTGAGGCATTGAACCATTCCTTTGTACGCCTCACCCACCTAGTTGATTATGTTTATTGTAACAATGTAAAAGCGTCAGTACAGATGATGGAAGTATGCCGACGTGGCGATTTCCATAC CGTACAACCAGCCTCTACGTTGGTAACCAATTTTGTACCAAGCACTACTGAGAATATGACGTTTACCATCAACAATCAGCTGACCAGTCAAGTGCAACGTCTAGTGCGTGAGCGTCCACTGGCTTACGAGGGCCTCTACCAAATCTATGGCGGCCGCAATGTTGGACGTCAGTACACCCAAGGGCGTGCTGATGCGTTCCAACATCAGCTGAATATTTTGTGTCCGCCATCTTACCAAACCATGCCCAGTCCCACTAAGCATGTTGTTGTGGGTAGCGCTACAATGCAACCACCACTGCAA GTTCCTCCACAGCAATATGTGAATGTGCCTGTGCCAGTATCGATGGTGGAACCGGCTTCCGGCCAACGTATGCTACTGACCAATCGTGTGCAAGCAAGCGGTGTGGCCTGGCCACAGACTGGGCGACAGATGGCATTGGTACCATCGTGGCAACAGGCCCCAGCACATTCGTTGATTGTCGATTCAGCACCATTTTTGAATGTTGAGGAGATTTATCCCAAACACCATTTGAATATACCAAGAAATGATCTCAAGAAAGAGTCTCCAGTACAGCATTTAGT GACTAAGAGCAACTCGTATCGTGTGCCGCGTCACgacaaaaaggaaaataatcagCTGTCACCTGTTAAGAAGCGTGTAAAGGAGAGTTCACCTCCGCATCAGCAGCGCTATAATCGCGCTTCGCACGTTTCGCCGCAGTATCATAGTCATCACAATTGCAACTATGGTAGCAGCTACAACAGCAATGCTGGACCTGTTATTACATCGGCTTCTTCAAGTA ACATTGTTAGCCAGAGTGGCAGTAACAGTGGGGgccatcaccatcatcatagTAGTAACTCAGCCAATCAACAACATGTTattaacagcagcagcagcagcagcggtggTGGAGGCTATAACAATAGCAATCATCACATTATCAATAAttgtagcagcaacaacagtgtTGGTGGCAATTATCACCAACAAACTCATCACGCTCCACAACAACAGCCGGCTCAACAAACGGTGCAGCATTCGCATCAGCATCATGGCGCTATTGTAAAGCAGCAAACAATTACTATTCATGACACGCCGTCCCCATCGGCCGTCATAACGATTTCGGATAGTGAGGATGAGGGCAACGAGCCACCTGCTCCAGTACCCGTGGCACCGGTAATGAAGCAACGCGCTCATGCGCAGTCGCAAACCAATCCAGCGTTGTTGCAACACTCTTCATCGTCTTCGTCGTGCCGTGCCAATGGCCATCAACATCAAACACAatcgcaacaacaacagccacaaCTACAACCGCAGCCGCAGCATGTGCACCATCACCACCATCAGCCCCAGCCACAGCCGCAaccacagcagcagcaacaacagccgcAGCACCAGCACCAGCACCAAGCTGCAAACATCTATGGTAATGCATCAACATCCACTTCAACGTCTACTAGTAGCATCACTAATCATTCCAAGGCAAAGTTGTCGCATGAATCACAGTCGCATCCGAATACGTACTCACATTCAAATCTAACCCATAGCGCTGATGTCAGCATCAAATGTTCAAGTAGTTCGAACAGTAGCAATAGCCATAGCCATAGCAgtagcaataacaataatgccaataataatattaatagcaataGTCAAGGCGGTGGCGtacataataataacaacaacaatagtaatAGTAACAGTAACAGTAATCAATATGCCACCGCCGCCCGAAGTACAGCGTCAAATGCTGTGCAGGGCGGAAGCGGAAGTGGAACTGGATTTGGTGCAGGAGCCGGAGCAGATATTGCCGTTGGCGCGGCTGCGGTCGCCGCATGCTCGGCACAGCAACATGTGCCACACGCACACTCGCTTCCACATTCGCACTCGCATTCGCATCATCATAATTCTCACCATAACCATCAGACGCCGACACAGACACTCATGCAGACGCAATATATTGCTAGCAATCACCATCATCAACAAATACAGCCACAgccacagcagcagcaacatgcGGCTAGCAATTGCGGCAGCATCTCTAACAATTCCGCCTCCACTTCCGCAACCAACACCAATTCCAATTCTACTTCTACTTCCACCCACCACCATTATAGTAGCAACAATAGCAGCAACAACCATCACCATCATGTTCCTAGCAACAGTTCCTCCATATCCTCAAACACCAACAATTCTTCATCTCATCCATCATCTACCCTATCCACTACCAATCCCTATCCACCCGCAATATCTTCCTCTTCTTCCGCAACCACCAGCATCGCTCATCGTCACAGCAAACACGTTCAGTTAGTAATCCCATGCGTAACCGTAGGTGACAACGAGGCAGAGGAGGGACGTCGTCGTGGCAGTCATGTACATAGTGGTGGTAATAGTCCTAGACAACAACAGCTGCACCACCACCAACAATTACAATCATCATCCTCTTCACACCATCAccatcatcaacaacaacaacaacagcagcagcaccaacaacagcagcaaccaccacaacaacaacaaccaccacaacaacaacaaccacaccaccaccaccaccaccaccaacaccaCCAGCACCAGCAGCACCAACATCAGCAACAAGTTTCACAGCCACaaccacaacagcaacaatatcaGCAGCCTACCCAGCAGCAACAGCCGAACATTAAATACGAGCCGGGACAGTCGCAGAAAAAGCGTATATTGGCCATGGCCCAGAATGAGTGTTACAATAATGGTGCCAGCTGCAGCGGCAGCTTAGGCAACCAAACTGCTAGTTTGCCACATTTGCCAACGAAGCAGGAACCAGCCGAATTTTATGAGTATCCGCCGCAGCAGGCCACCACGGTCGTTGTTGACAACAAACGTTCTTCGTGGGCAGCCGCGGCTACACAAGCACCACCAGCACATCACAAGCGTGAGGTCACCTCCACGGCCTCATCTGCATCGGTGTACGTGCAGCATGCGCCATCCTCATCAGCAGCTGCACCTCCATTGGCGCATTCGAAGAGCTCTTCATCGGCAGTTGGCGGTGCGGTGGTAGTAGGTGCAGTTTCAGGAGCTGCTGCAGGGCCACCTTCGTGGGGTGCACCACAAGTATACCATAGACAGCAACAAACTCATACTGCTGTACAAGTGGTCGCACCATCAGCCCAACAGCAATCACAGCCACAACCGCCACATCATCAGCATCAAGCGAATACCCCAATCGGAGGTTCGCCATCCGCTGCTACAGCAGTGATGCTGCAGCCGGATATTTATGCGCAGGGTGACATGTATCGACGCCCAACAGTGTTTGTATCGCAGGCGACTcccacatatgcatataatcgTGCTGCAGTAGCACCGCCGCCAGCACATAACAGTTCGAGTCGTCAG GTAATACCATCGCATCCACTGCCTGCCCATATACATTTTCCCACACAGTACAGCCAATTTGGTCCTCTCAGCCCAGCACAAGTTGCCGCTAGCAAGCATGCGCATTATGCTCCGACGAACATATGGTACGGTGGAGAGTAA